A single Armatimonadota bacterium DNA region contains:
- a CDS encoding PTS ascorbate transporter subunit IIC: protein MQVIVAIIKFFVDEIFSKPYYLVGLMTAVGLIALRRPWSQVIGGTVKATMGFLILVVGAVTVINALDPLGKLILGATGARGVVPTNEAIVALAQREYGALTAWLMFVGFFASLLIARLTNLRYVFLTGHHIFYMATMLAVILVTVGIGGTVAVIVGAFLLGTIMVIMPAFAHPWMRAVTGGEKIAMGHFGSLGYIAGGLMGQLVTRVTGRKGRSTEEIEFPASLRFLREPMVGTAVAMFIIYLVFALWYLARVGAAMAIKGVGLAEGTTVAAYLMAQVLNALNFGVGVAVILLGVRTIIGEIVPAFAGIAERVVPGALPALDCPVAFPYAPNAVLIGFLTSVLGGLVSLGLIAVWLGSAWALALILPGMVPHFFTGGTAGVFGNATGGRWGAAWGGFANGVLITFLPAFLLKVLGALGFANTTFGDTDFAWYGIVVGNLARSIGIIGVVVAALVLIALASWFQRAYVERGWSPVKASAGGRSK from the coding sequence CCCTGGAGCCAGGTGATCGGCGGCACCGTCAAGGCCACCATGGGGTTCCTGATCCTGGTGGTGGGGGCCGTCACCGTCATCAATGCCCTGGATCCTCTGGGCAAGCTGATCCTGGGCGCCACCGGAGCCCGCGGCGTGGTCCCCACCAACGAGGCCATCGTCGCGCTCGCCCAGCGGGAGTACGGGGCGCTGACGGCCTGGCTGATGTTCGTCGGCTTCTTCGCCAGCCTCCTGATCGCCCGGCTCACCAACCTCCGCTACGTCTTCCTCACCGGCCACCACATCTTCTACATGGCCACCATGCTGGCCGTGATCCTGGTGACGGTGGGCATCGGCGGCACCGTGGCCGTCATCGTGGGGGCGTTTCTGCTGGGCACCATCATGGTCATCATGCCGGCCTTCGCCCACCCGTGGATGCGGGCGGTCACCGGCGGCGAGAAGATCGCCATGGGCCACTTCGGCTCTCTGGGCTACATCGCCGGGGGCCTGATGGGCCAGCTGGTCACCCGGGTGACCGGGCGCAAGGGCCGCAGCACCGAGGAGATTGAGTTCCCGGCCAGCCTGCGCTTCCTGCGGGAGCCCATGGTGGGCACCGCGGTGGCCATGTTCATCATCTACCTGGTCTTCGCCCTGTGGTACCTCGCCCGGGTGGGAGCCGCCATGGCCATCAAGGGCGTGGGCCTGGCCGAAGGCACCACGGTGGCCGCGTACCTGATGGCCCAGGTCCTCAACGCCCTGAACTTCGGCGTGGGCGTGGCGGTCATTCTGCTGGGCGTGCGCACCATCATCGGCGAGATCGTTCCGGCGTTTGCCGGCATCGCCGAGCGGGTGGTGCCCGGCGCCCTGCCGGCCCTGGACTGCCCGGTGGCGTTCCCTTACGCTCCCAATGCGGTCCTGATCGGCTTTCTCACCAGCGTGCTCGGCGGGCTGGTGAGCCTGGGGCTCATCGCCGTCTGGCTGGGCAGCGCCTGGGCGCTGGCGCTCATCCTGCCGGGCATGGTGCCCCACTTCTTCACCGGCGGCACCGCCGGCGTGTTCGGCAACGCCACCGGCGGCCGGTGGGGGGCCGCGTGGGGCGGATTCGCCAACGGCGTGCTGATCACGTTCCTGCCGGCATTCCTGCTGAAGGTCCTGGGAGCGCTGGGGTTCGCCAACACCACCTTCGGCGACACCGACTTTGCCTGGTACGGCATCGTGGTGGGCAACCTGGCCCGGAGCATTGGCATCATCGGAGTGGTGGTGGCAGCCCTGGTCCTGATCGCCCTGGCCAGCTGGTTCCAGCGGGCCTACGTGGAGCGAGGCTGGTCGCCGGTGAAGGCATCGGCAGGCGGCCGGTCGAAGTAG